In Lolium rigidum isolate FL_2022 chromosome 3, APGP_CSIRO_Lrig_0.1, whole genome shotgun sequence, the genomic window TGTAGTATACCTTATAGGCtacatctaggattttttttcagaatttttgaaaCCTTTTTTTTAgaattgattttttttgaaaccttaAAACATAAATTTCCATTTTAAGAATAAAGAGTTACATGCAGCTTAGCCTCTATTTTGAATTTCCAAAAGCCGGGGCTGCTATGCTTGAAAATAAGTTGGCCTTGGTGCTACCAATGAAATTTACACCGTACCTTCGAGAtgtttatatatatatgtgtaacaTTTAATTTCAGATTCTTTTGAAATCACAGCAATATGTTTTTCAAATACTAAGATCAcaggtgctcatgtgccaaacagactttccgaGAAAGTTGGCGATAGTGTGAGATGATTTCATCATTCCATTAACCGTACTCCTACTTTCCAATCGAACACTCAAGATTCAAGACTGACCAGAGTATGACCCAACATTGAAGTCATATTGATTCAAGCGGGAGTTAGTTGAGTCTTAAACGCATGATGACTGTTTTCACTGACAAGCATCTGACACACATACACATTTACTATACACGTCAGTTCCTAGGTCGTGTTGTCATTCacacatactatgcatgagagcATGTGTTGAGAGCTGAACAAGCTTAATTAACCTTCAAGTCGTCGGTCGGCCATTCGTAGTAATCGAATCTTAAAGAGTGAACTAACAGCCGTTCAATACAAAGCGTCCATGTTTTCCAGTATGCGGTCAGGCTACATGTTTGATTGCAGAGCCACCGCGATCCTATATATAGCTTCACGTTTCAGCACGATCTAACGAAAAGGGCCCATAGATCCTACTATGATTTTGGAGGGATGTACCAGCTGATTTGCATACGTGTTAAGGTTTACTACATAAGAACAATAACAATATTAGAGCTATCAGCTGCAGAAACCACAAATGTAGCTCAAAGCTACATGTagctatttaaaaaaaaattcaataaaacatttatttttttaaaaaaaatctaaactAAATCTACATGTAGATATTGTTGTGTTTTACCGATGTgcaaattttcaactcaaaatactgaATGGTTGCATGTTGGTAGAACATAATATTGTCtacatttaattttttttatatttttttttgagcTTTAAAATagtgttttaaattttgaaaaaaaagcgAGGTAGTTCGGTCTACAAAAGTCTACTCCCGGTAGTGCATCTACAACATTTCTCCAGATTATCTTTCATCACATTTCATGCTTTTACCAAGTGGCATGTGCAAAGCTAACTCTTGCATTAGACCTCACTCCTTCTATATTTGTGTGTGTGGGTAGAGATTTCTGGCTTCCGGGCACGAGTGATCTTGTTATTTTTAAAATTAGAAAATTACAATTTTTCTGTttcaaaaaagataaaaataacTCTGCATGTACCCAATGACTTATCCCACAAACATGCAGACTATATTTGTGTAAAAAAACATGCAGACTATCAATTTCAAATGCTTTGCACTTTTGTGTACAAAAAAATGACAAATCGTGTGGACATGAGTATGTATATTTTCAAATCCCTAAATTTCAtcatattttttcatttttgtgcatACCATAATACATGATATTTTGCACTAAAATTTTCGTACTTGTAGGTCACATCCTTACTATTCaggatttttcatattttttaaaacttATATATATGAATTTAGTTTGGTTGAAACGAAGAGTTTAGTGAAACTCGGAAGCCAAAGAAAGATCATATCTAGTGGAAACCGCAAAACTCAGGGTTTTTTTTTGCGGTACGAAAAAATGGTCTGGGAAAATGGAAACACTAAAATCTAGAAATCTTCTGTGGGCCCCACCCTTTTATGTTTTTCTCCAATCCTCACTTTTCGTATCTTCTCCGGCACAAACCAACCCACTCTGTAGGCCCCTCCCGCACCGGCCGgccaagccgccgccgcccaagctttGTAATCTATGTTTTCTTATTTGTCCTCTTTGTAATCTATAATCCCACCAGCCAGAATTAACGTAGTACTATCAGAGTCGTTCCGGATCCTTTTCCTTGTTAAAGAAAATGCATGGAACACACTCAATCCACAGTTCAAGTGAGGTCTACCAGGATTGTGTTCTATATCAGGCATTTGTTGTGCTTGAGGTGTGTGAGGAATGCTACTGCCTGGACCATGTTGAGGGGCCTTTCCATTGCTTGCTTCATCAGAACTTTTTGGACAGCAAAAGTAAAAAAAGTATGGCAAAATTTGCTTGAATACtgcttatatttttgtgaatgttAGCTAATTTTGCCTGCACAATCTCATTGAATTCTAGGAACTCTTTCCTATCCTCTTATCCATTTTAAAGCAATATTTTACATATAACCTACTAGGAGGAAAGATCTAGAGCCACGATATCCTTACTTTTTTGTAGTCACCATGGCGGTAAGGGAGGGGTTTTACAAGCGTGTAAGGTACTGCTAAGGCATCACCGACGAGTGATTAGGAAACTGGACCTTTTTCTCTAATTTCGTTAGATCCTACCGCCGCATACATCATTAACAACGCCTCCCACTCCAATCGACGCCTGAACAAGGACCATGTCTAGATTTTTACCACTAGATagttaaaatgcccgtgcgttgccacgggtcctcaaaTTTTATTTCCTAATGCACATATATAGTTCATAATTCACttatcaaaaaaaacaaaaatagagaTATCATAAATTATAATCATCAAAGAAACCAGTACTACTTATAGAAATATATCTCGTGTTAATTTAAAATCATCGGTTATTACAAGTCATGATACCAACAGAAAAAACCATTTGTTTATAACAAAATCTCATTAGGCCGCTGCATGAAACTATCTCTAAATCCTCCAGGACTTCCTTCAATTGCTCGACACCTCCTCCTCACCGCCAGGACTTCCTTCAATTGCTCGACACCTCTTCACCACCAGTTTCAAAAACACTATCAAAGAGTGCATATGTTGTCCACTTTCTCAATTGATATATGTTGCTGTTCCGGAGCTGATGGACAACATCCCTGGTGTGCATATCTATGTGCTTGTGTGATGGCCAAAATACCTTTTCACCAAAAGTCTATGCTTGACTCTGTGCCATCGCAGGGCACTCACACAAGCACAATTTAGTATTCTGTCCTGTTGATTTGCCCTTCACAAAATTAAAAGAGCAACACAACAATTACTTTGTTAGTTCGATGCACAGACCCATCATACCACAATCAGTTTTCACATGTTATATTGTTCTACTTACAGAGCAACATCCGCACACAATTTCTTACATGTATTTGGCTTCTCTTCATTTAGACAGCTCTTCCCATATCTAATTCTGAAACCATGTTCCCAGAAGTACAAGTAGTACAAGTTGTAAGATTCACCGAGCGAATCGAACGTAGTCCTCAGGCAAGGATCAATGATCTCACCCCCCCCCCCAGCTTTTCTACATACCCACGGATTGGTTTCTCAAGTTCACTCGATTTGTTATGACACGGTGTACCTTCTGGTGATCCTTGACCCATGCGGACCCTGCACGAGTAAGCAGCAAGTCACACAATTAGTTCTTTTACTACCATGGCATGCATGTATGGCCAGAATATTTACTGAATGTACTCTTGCAGTGTCTGTATACTGAATGTACTCTTGCAAGGATGCAGAAACATCTTTTTTTCCCATGAATTTGACATGAATGACAGTACCAAATTGCACTGAGATACTGGTCGTAGTTTTTCCCTGGTCTAAATGAAGCATTGTTCTCCCTACTACCTCATTCTCAATTGGGTAGAGTACCAACTACCTGAACTACATCACCCAATCGGGATTGCAAAAGCCTATACAACCAGTTATGCGTATAAATTTAACTATCACGGCAAACGTACTGAAGATCAATCCGTGGAGTTAGCCATTCAGTTCACCATGTCCTAAAGCTGAATTGAACCGTACTTTTGGGTCAGAAATGTCGGCcctatcgcatgttgcatgtctgACAGCTTCTCGTTCGCACGCAGTGAGGCAAGTGACATATAAATGGGAGAATAAAATTTGGGAATATTGATCCATTGTCTTACTTGTCCCAACATGAATATAAAATTTGGGAATATTGATCCATTCTCTTGTCGTGGAGGTCATCCatttacatggagatggagaagcTTGACACGCACCTTCATCATAAGCGTGTTTCTCCCCTTCTTCCGCCGCTCATCGCCACCCAGGTCGGCCAGCAGCCTAAATCAAGCTGGTCCTCATTAGTGCTTACCATATTTAACAACATATAGTTTCCAAAAGTAGAAGGATTTAGGCATAAGCTATGCTTTGGTTCACATGTCTGAATGTTCCAGATTTTTATCCCCAGGCAGAGTAAAATAAATTTTGATCCGACTGTAACATATGTACTTTGATTGCACAATTAACATTTTTATAATAACTTACAGAAATTACAATATGGTGGCATTTATTTTGTTCCTTCTATTTAAAATAATCAAGAAAAGCATCTGTTACTTTTAAAAAAACACCATCCAGAAAGGTTATGTGCAAGCAATTTGCTCCAAAATAAAAATGAAAGCTAAGTCTGCAATATCATGTTCATGCTTTATACCAAAAATAGTTCTTCTGTCTAATGAATCCCGTTACCGGTGGGGCCAGCAGCCTCCTTGTTCTTCGACCATGTGTAGTAAGATTATTTGATGTCTCTGATGTCTCCAACTTTATAAACTTGAAAAGTTCATAACAAAAAAATCTTAATAATTGGATCCAAATTATATGTACGTAATGTTAACAACACTATATAATTGATCCGATTGCTTGCTTGATGCATTCAACTTTAAACTTGTACGTGATGTATGTACCCATACAGATGATGCTTAACATGTACACCTATTTCAATTTTATGCATACAATACAGGTTGTATCTAAGGTAGTACCACTATGCATCAACCTGATTACATGACTCAGcttacaagcataagaagatggcAACCGACTGTGCATACCTGTGTATGGTGATGAAAGTTAACTTTGTAGAATAGTCTGAAGCATCGGTACTGTACCTGCTGCCACAATAGTCTAAAGCAGAATGAACAAATGAAGGCAATGAGAAAAAATGGATACTTAGCCTATATGGACCAACGTATATTGCCAGAATTTTCATGAATGCGTAAAAGATCAAGTTTAAAGACAGCAAACACACCATGTAAATGATCAAGTTCATATCTGCACAGTAAAGGAGCAATATTATCTGGCTCTATGACCGGTTCAAAGGTAACATATTTTTAAGAAGATTTCAGTAGCGCCGCGAGAATTCATATCCATAGAAAACATCAACATCCTACATTGTAGCGGTGCAAGTTATTAAATTtgtagccatgaaaaatagcaggcgACAGATAAAAACCAGTAATAGTGGAAAGTATTGCCATGCAATATTTCATAACCTCCGATGGCACCAAACATAGTACAAACTTCATCATGTGCTTATGCGGAGAATAAAGTATGTTCATGACAGTATTGAAAAGCACCTGTCCTGGAGGTGTTTCAGTTTGAGTACACCAATGACAGTGAAAATTCAATTGAAGACAGTTTATGTGGCCTCTAACTAAAATTCAAGTAATTACTAAAAAAGAGCAGCATACCAAGTAAAATTtatgaaacactttcttgtactATTTCTTGAGTAAACTAAACTCAGTGGCAAGCAAACAATTCTACTAAAAATAAATTTTGTCCCAAACTGGCACAAGCACTAAAAATACAACTGATCAAGCAAGGATACTCCTAGTCCTATTAATTATTGAACAAACAATGATTAGAACACTTTATCGAGCACTGCTTAAATCAATTGGCTAGGGTGGAGATTTAGCAACCATTCAATACTCCTACCACATACATACTGCAGACTCTTTAAAATGGTGTTTTTTCATTTGGAGAAGTTAACACAAACAAATTTACTAAAGATCTGCTGAATTGAAGGTCGCCACTCGCCAAAACATCCATGCAACAAAATTAGTTTGTTCATTATTCAAAGAAAGTAAAGCACTAAACCTAAGATGCACATATCAAAGAGATATATCGAAATCCATGGTGATTGGCTACAGCAGCAACCTGTTATTACAATGTCATTGCTCACATAAAAATTTAGGGAAAAATCCTTGTAATCACCAAGAAGAGTAAATGATTTGTGGCTACAGAAGCACGGTAAGATTCTAGCTACTTGATTCAGCTAAAAAATCAATGATTTCCCTATAGGCATGCAAAGTGCAGACGTACGACAGAAACATGGGAAGCAAGCATAGTGCGGGTAGAAACTACATGTTGTGTAGATGAGGAAGAGGAGCACTGACCCTGTTAAAGGCCATGGCCAGACTTTCCTGGAGACGCCCCTGATCCAACCCACGATTGACCATCCTAGATTCCCCATCCGGAAACAGGGTCACGGGAACCTTTACCTCGCCCAGGCCGCTGTATTCACGGCACCGCCATAGGCCCCCGCTCCGTAGACCACTGCTCTCTCCGAGCCGCGAGACCCCTTCCTCTACCGCCCCTCCCTACGGTCCCAATCGACCGCCCCGTGTCCGCGCCCAAGACCGCGGAATGGCACAACGGAGGGGAGGAGgacgtggatgtgcttgttgatgTAGATGTCGCCGGGATCGAGTAGCCGGAGAGTCCATGCCTGAGACTGGAGAGAGGCCAGGCGGAGGGGAAGAGGACGGGTGGTGCTCGCGGATGTCGAAGCCGccgagatcgatgagtttctaggCGGGCCGCCGAGGTGAGGTGGCGGCAAGGGCGGCGGATGGACAATCGGAGGGCATCGAGCTCCAGGTGGAGTTGCTGTTTGTAGAGAGAGGAGACGGGGAAGGGGAGGAGGATGGCAGCGCTACACGAAAAAAATCGCTCGGGGGTTGTGTGGGCTTGGCCCATCCCCGTGTGCGGGCGAAGCGGAGAGGAGCACGACGAAGTGGTCGATCGTACCGTGAGATTGTTTGACGACGAAACGTATTgtgatggcagaataaggaaccagttTAGTCTTTTTAAATAGTAGAGAAAAAGATCGTGAATACCTTCTTTGTGTCAGAATGATGCCGCTGCAGCCAAGCCTCCGTTAGATTTAGGAATATTGGAGAAGGATTTTTCAAGAACTCCCAGCTTCTTCGCTTGCCATATCCACTTCGCCGCCAAGAGTCACAAGGCTCTGATATCAATTGATAAGACACATAAACCTAAAGTAGGTATTTAGTAGAaacaacacaaacacacacaaaaatt contains:
- the LOC124700933 gene encoding uncharacterized protein LOC124700933 isoform X3, producing MGNLGWSIVGWIRGVSRKVWPWPLTGYSTDASDYSTKLTFITIHRLLADLGGDERRKKGRNTLMMKGPHGSRITRRYTVS
- the LOC124700933 gene encoding uncharacterized protein LOC124700933 isoform X1, producing MVNRGLDQGRLQESLAMAFNRVQYRCFRLFYKVNFHHHTQFIKLETSETSNNLTTHGRRTRRLLAPPVTGFIRQKNYFWLLADLGGDERRKKGRNTLMMKGPHGSRITRRYTVS
- the LOC124700933 gene encoding uncharacterized protein LOC124700933 isoform X2: MKILAIYVGPYRLSIHFFSLPSFVHSALDYCGSRYSTDASDYSTKLTFITIHRLLADLGGDERRKKGRNTLMMKGPHGSRITRRYTVS